The Mauremys reevesii isolate NIE-2019 linkage group 1, ASM1616193v1, whole genome shotgun sequence genome has a segment encoding these proteins:
- the LOC120395274 gene encoding olfactory receptor 52E4-like, with protein sequence MSDSNTTDFTNPSTFILLGIPGLEAAHVWISIPFCAVYAIAVLGNFTILFIVKREPSLHGPMFYFLCMLAVTDLVMSTSTIPKMLSIFWFNSREISFGACLTQMYFVNCFSGMESGILVAMAFDRYVAICHPLRHSTILTNSVVAKIGLAVMLRSGILALPYPFLVRQWPYCRTNVIPHFYCGHMAVVKLACADIRVNSYYGLFDLLSAIGMDVFFMAVSYTLILRAIFRLPTKDARLKTFGTCISHLCAISALYIPDLFSSLIQRFGHNVPLHFLILITSVYQLVPPMIHPIIYGVRTKQIRGRLLHLFTHKGT encoded by the coding sequence ATGTCAGATTCTAACACAACCgatttcaccaacccctccaccttcatcctgctgggcattcctggcctagaggcagcccatgtctggatctccattccCTTCTGTGCTGTGTACGCCATAGCCGTGTTGGGGAACTTCACtatcctgttcattgtgaagagggagccaagcctccatgggcccatgttctatttcctctgcatgctggccgtcaCCGACCTGGTCATGTCCACATCCACCATAccgaaaatgctgagcatcttctggttcaattccagggagatcagtttcggtgcctgcctcacccagatgtacttcgttAACTGCTTCTCAGGGATGGAGTCTGGAATCcttgtggccatggcttttgatcgctacgtggccatctgccaccccctgagacattccaccatcctgacaaactctgTTGTGGCCAAGATAGGCCTGGCTGTGATGCTGCGCAGTGGCATACTCGCAttaccctatcccttcctggtgaggcagtggccatattgcagaaccaatgTTATCCCTCACTTCTATTGTGGGCATAtggctgtggtgaagctggcctgcgctgaCATCCGCGTCAATAGTTACTATGGACTGTTTGATCTTCTCTCTGCGATCGGAATGGATGTGTTTTTTATGGCCGTGTCCTATACTCTGATCCTCCGGgccatcttccgcctgcccacaaaggatgcccggctcaaaacgtttgggacctgcatctctcatctttgtgccatctcagCTTTGTACATCCCAGATTTATTCTCTTCTCTCATTCAgcggtttggccacaatgtgccgCTACATTTCCTCATTCTTATTACCAGTGTGTACCAGCTGGTGCCCCCCATGATACACCCCATCAtttatggggtgaggaccaagCAGATCCGGGGCAGGCTGCTCCACCTCTTTACTCATAAGGGGACCTAA